A stretch of the Acyrthosiphon pisum isolate AL4f chromosome A2, pea_aphid_22Mar2018_4r6ur, whole genome shotgun sequence genome encodes the following:
- the LOC100166503 gene encoding E3 ubiquitin-protein ligase parkin, which yields MMYMLDCLLNFIRRVLDTIFSRRITNSLLIFVKTNTGTVVPVGLDPKWEVRDVKEFVAPKLGMTPEELMIIFAGKELQDSELLEEYNLAEQTVLHAVKSRRRSFKRKPRVSTCIEEDEEFDDTKRAAVNFYVYCTSPCANTTVGKIRVRCFKCKSGAFTVDGDPKNWNDVLKPKRITGHCEISQCTDGEVGWSEFYFKCSEHVTKGENDEAVALHLIRNNLHDIQCLACTDVRSKVFVYPCDDGHVTCLECFCEYAVSRLRERRFVFDNNIGYTLPCPVGCPNSLINQPYHFKVLSKDHFEMYERFATEEYVLKNGGVLCPQPNCGAGILVDDDCDKVSCINGCGYVFCKKCLQGYHIGECLPKEEQLIIDITGYSVDPKLVSQSKWDDASKVKIKVSTKPCPKCRTATERDGGCMHMVCTRCSFPWCWLCQTEWTRECMGSHWFS from the exons ATGATGTATATGTTGGATTGCTTATTGAATTTCATCCGCCGTGTTCTAGACACGATATTTTCTCGGCGCATCACGAATTCGCTGTTAATATTTGTTAAGACCAACACCGGCACTGTTGTGCCCGTGGGTCTGGACCCGAAATGGGAAGTCCGGGACGTCAAAGAGTTTGTCGCCCCCAAGTTGGGCATGACCCCCGAAGAG TTGATGATCATATTTGCCGGCAAAGAACTACAAGATTCGGAATTATTGGAAGAGTATAATCTAGCAGAACAGACTGTGTTACATGCTGTTAAGTCCAGGCGCAGGTCGTTTAAACGCAAGCCACGTGTATCTACATGCATAGAAGAAGACGAAGAGTTTGATGATACAAAACGTGCAGCTGTAAACTTTTATGTGTACTGCACTTCACCTTGTGCCAATACAACCGTTGGCAAAATCCGTGTGAGATGTTTCAAATGTAAGAGTGGTGCATTTACTGTGGACGGTGACCCAAAAAATTGGAATGATGTGCTCAAACCTAAAAGAATTACAGGACATTGTGAGATATCTCAATGTaca GACGGGGAAGTAGGATGGTCAGagttttatttcaaatgttCTGAACATGTTACCAAAGGTGAAAATGATGAAGCAGTGGCACtacatttaattagaaataatttgcaTGATATTCAATGTCTAGCTTGTACTGATgtcag aTCAAAAGTATTTGTATATCCATGTGATGATGGCCATGTAACCTGCTTAGAATGTTTTTGTGAGTATGCAGTTAGCCGACTTAGAGAAAGAAgatttgtatttgataataatattggttacACACTACCATGCCCAGTTGGTTGCCCTAATAGTTTAATTAACCAGCCCTATCATTTTAAAGTGTTAAGCAAAGATCAT tttgaaatGTATGAAAGGTTTGCAACTGAAGAATATGTGCTCAAGAATGGTGGTGTTTTATGTCCTCAACCCAATTGTGGTGCAGGTATACTTGTCGATGATGACTGTGACAAAGTGTCGTGTATTAATGGATGCGGG tATGTGTTTTGTAAGAAATGTCTCCAAGGTTATCATATTGGTGAATGTCTTCCAAAAGAAGAGCAATTAATTATCGATATTACTGGTTATTCAGTTGACCCTAAGCTAGTTTCacag tcTAAATGGGATGACGCAAGCAAAGTAAAGATCAAAGTTTCTACAAAACCTTGTCCAAAATGCCGTACGGCCACCGAACGAGatg gaggATGTATGCACATGGTATGTACACGGTGTTCATTTCCTTGGTGTTGGTTGTGTCAGACAGAATGGACAAGGGAGTGTATGGGGAGCCACTGGTTCAGTTAA
- the LOC100574680 gene encoding transcription elongation factor 1 homolog has product MGRRKSKRKPPAKRKAIEPLDTQFNCPFCNHEKSCEVKMDKSRNVGKVYCRVCLESFQTTTSFLSEPVDIYNDWVDACEAAN; this is encoded by the exons ATGGGTCGAAGGAAGAGTAAAAGAAAGCCGCCCGCGAAAAGGAAGGCTATTGAGCCTCTGGACACGCAGTTTAATTGTCCGTTTTGCAATCACGAAAAATCTTGCGAAGTCAAAAT GGACAAAAGTCGAAACGTGGGGAAAGTGTATTGTCGTGTTTGCCTTGAATCATTTCAAACGACTACCAGCTTTTTATCAGAACCAGTTGACATATATAACGATTGGGTTGACGCCTGCGAAGCAGCTAATTGA